One window of the Carassius auratus strain Wakin chromosome 20, ASM336829v1, whole genome shotgun sequence genome contains the following:
- the six1b gene encoding homeobox protein six1b yields the protein MSMLPSFGFTQEQVACVCEVLQQGGNLERLGRFLWSLPACDHLHKNESVLKAKAVVAFHRGNFRELYKILESHQFSPHNHPKLQQLWLKAHYVEAEKLRGRPLGAVGKYRVRRKFPLPRTIWDGEETSYCFKEKSRGVLREWYTHNPYPSPREKRELAEATGLTTTQVSNWFKNRRQRDRAAEAKEREHSENNNTGANKQNQLSPLDGGKSLMSSSEDEFSPPQSPDQNSVLLLQGNMSHPGASAYSMTGLGAAQSVHGMQGHPHQLQDSLLGPLTSSLVDLGS from the exons ATGTCAATGTTGCCTTCCTTCGGGTTTACTCAGGAGCAagtcgcgtgtgtgtgtgaggtgctGCAACAAGGGGGGAACCTTGAGCGTCTCGGCCGTTTTCTGTGGTCTCTTCCGGCCTGCGACCATCTCCACAAGAACGAGAGCGTCCTCAAAGCCAAGGCTGTCGTCGCCTTCCACCGTGGAAACTTCAGGGAACTTTATAAGATACTAGAGAGTCACCAGTTCTCTCCTCACAACCACCCGAAGCTGCAGCAGCTGTGGCTCAAGGCCCATTACGTTGAGGCCGAGAAGCTGAGGGGGCGACCGCTGGGAGCGGTGGGGAAATATCGGGTGCGCAGGAAATTTCCTCTGCCACGCACAATATGGGACGGCGAGGAGACCAGCTACTGTTTTAAGGAGAAATCCCGCGGTGTGCTGCGGGAGTGGTACACGCACAACCCCTATCCATCTCCTCGGGAAAAGAGGGAGCTGGCCGAGGCCACAGGACTGACCACCACACAAGTGAGCAACTGGTTTAAAAACAGACGGCAGAGGGATCGCGCAGCGGAGGCAAAAGAAAG AGAGCACAGCGAGAACAACAACACTGGCGCTAACAAACAGAACCAGCTGTCACCGCTGGACGGCGGGAAGTCCCTGATGTCAAGCTCGGAGGACGAATTCTCGCCCCCGCAGAGTCCTGACCAGAACTCCGTGCTCCTGCTCCAGGGTAACATGAGCCACCCCGGCGCGTCCGCGTACTCCATGACCGGCCTCGGCGCCGCACAGTCGGTGCACGGCATGCAAGGACACCCACATCAGCTTCAGGATTCATTACTGGGACCTTTAACTTCAAGCCTAGTGGACCTCGGTTCTTAA
- the six4b gene encoding homeobox protein SIX4b, with translation MCCLKPRGVTYQDALKMSSSSSEVISADEIKRETRGGVKLSVLDPAEMPMENAELLDCSPASLAFSPEQVACVCEALLQGGNVERLARFLWSLPQSDLLRGNESILKAQAIVAFHQARYQELYCILENHSFSQPNHSSLQDMWYKARYIEAEKARGRPLGAVDKYRLRRKYPLPRTIWDGEETVYCFKERSRNALKEMYKRNRYPSPAEKRNLAKMTGLSLTQVSNWFKNRRQRDRNPSEAQSKSESDGNHSTEDECSKGQEDLSPRPLSSGSSGLVTHGTAPPTVYLDGGTTVIQQIGDVKMPSHVAGGMNFNGDLANVNAHYINGGAYVQSHSSNALLNGLGTTSGHFLTFDPQRVSHHGQERLLSGSSVSYAPFSMGVSETASGKLEAMQTLVSNAEDGVISSVVSFASAPSTPSTTSGGLHLSSYSVVSLPGSETTMGLPPLMMPPSTTSSTHGSAPLGNVVSDSPQHLSQTLLYTQTVKQEPLDVSGSYTYPSEMSLDQGSNLGYTASLFLSSSSTGGSLPPTITATVTSALSGTGVHHTLNQAGRGIQEDSVALSSDYRSQDLQLPNSLQVVSRAGEGPVRVVCGDLDMEGKELAKLQTVQMDDDGSDL, from the exons ATGTGCTGCCTGAAACCCAGAGGAGTGACTTATCAGGACGCGCTCAAAATGTCTTCTTCTTCAAGCGAGGTCATAAGTGCCGATGAGATCAAGAGGGAGACTCGTGGGGGTGTCAAGCTGTCAGTGCTGGACCCCGCGGAGATGCCGATGGAGAATGCCGAACTTTTGGACTGCTCACCGGCTTCCCTGGCCTTCTCCCCCGAGCAGGTCGCATGCGTCTGCGAAGCGCTGCTGCAGGGTGGGAACGTGGAGCGCCTGGCCAGATTCCTCTGGTCACTGCCGCAGAGTGACCTGCtgcgggggaacgagagcatccTGAAAGCGCAAGCGATAGTCGCGTTCCACCAGGCGCGCTACCAAGAGCTCTACTGCATTCTGGAGAACCACAGTTTCAGTCAGCCAAACCACTCGTCTCTGCAGGATATGTGGTACAAGGCGCGCTACATCGAAGCGGAGAAGGCGCGGGGCAGACCGCTGGGTGCCGTGGACAAGTATCGCTTACGCAGGAAATATCCGCTGCCTCGGACTATCTGGGACGGAGAGGAGACCGTGTATTGTTTCAAAGAGAGGTCTAGGAACGCGCTGAAGGAGATGTACAAGCGGAACCGGTACCCATCCCCAGCCGAGAAACGAAATCTGGCCAAAATGACAGGACTTTCTCTGACGCAGGTCAGCAACTGGTTCAAAAACAGGAGGCAGAGAGACAGAAATCCATCCGAGGCGCAGTCAAAAAG TGAGTCAGATGGCAATCATAGTACAGAAGATGAGTGCAGTAAAGGCCAGGAGGACTTGTCACCACGTCCCCTCTCTAGCGGCTCTTCTGGTTTAGTCACACACGGAACAGCCCCCCCTACAGTTTACTTGGATGGAGGAACCACAGTCATCCAACAAATTGGAGATGTCAAAATGCCTTCACATGTGGCTGGAGGAATGAATTTTAATGGTGATCTAGCGAATGTGAATGCTCACTACATTAACGGTGGAGCCTACGTTCAGTCACACAGTAGCAATGCTCTCCTGAATGGACTTGGCACCACGAGTGGCCATTTCTTGACCTTTGATCCCCAGAGGGTCTCCCATCACGGTCAGGAGAGGCTGTTAAGTGGGTCTTCTGTGTCTTATGCTCCGTTCTCAATGGGGGTTTCTGAAACTGCCTCTGGAAAGCTGGAGGCCATGCAGACTCTGGTTTCCAATGCTGAAGATGGAGTCATTTCTTCAGTGGTCTCCTTCGCTTCAGCCCCCTCCACTCCATCCACTACCTCAGGAGGCCTTCATCTCAGCAGTTACAGTGTGGTCAGTCTCCCTGGAAGTGAAACCACCATGGGGCTTCCTCCTTTAATGATGCCCCCATCCACAACATCATCCACTCACG GCTCTGCTCCTTTGGGGAACGTGGTCAGTGACTCTCCTCAACACTTGAGCCAAACCCTTCTTTATACCCAAACTGTGAAGCAGGAGCCTTTGGATGTGTCTGGAAGCTACACTTATCCTTCTGAAATGTCCCTGGACCAAGGCAGCAACCTGGGCTACACAGCCTCccttttcctttcttcttcctctaCCGGTGGTTCACTTCCCCCTACCATCACAGCCACGGTCACCTCTGCCCTCTCGGGCACTGGGGTACACCACACTCTGAATCAAGCTGGACGTGGCATCCAAGAGGACAGTGTAGCCCTGTCTTCAGACTACAGGTCTCAAGATCTTCAGCTGCCCAACAGCCTGCAAGTTGTGTCTAGGGCAGGAGAAGGCCCAGTCAGGGTTGTTTGTGGTGATCTGGACATGGAAGGGAAAGAGCTGGCCAAGCTGCAGACTGTACAGATGGATGATGATGGAAGTGATCTATGA